One genomic window of Pseudomonas chlororaphis subsp. piscium includes the following:
- a CDS encoding isochorismatase family protein: MTGIPSIVPYTLPTSRDLPVNLAQWSIDPERAVLLVHDMQRYFLRPLPDALREQVVSNAARIRQWAADNGVPVAYTAQPGSMSEEQRGLLKDFWGPGMKASATDREVVDALTPKPSDWLLTKWRYSAFFNSDLLERMRANDRDQLILCGVYAHVGVLISTVDAYSNDIQPFLVADAIADFSKEHHWMAIEYAASRCAMVITTDEVVL; this comes from the coding sequence ATGACCGGCATTCCATCGATAGTCCCTTACACCTTGCCTACTTCCCGCGACCTGCCCGTCAACCTCGCGCAATGGAGCATCGACCCCGAGCGTGCCGTGCTGCTGGTGCATGACATGCAGCGCTACTTCCTGCGGCCCTTGCCTGACGCCCTGCGTGAACAAGTGGTGAGCAATGCCGCGCGCATTCGCCAGTGGGCTGCCGACAACGGCGTTCCGGTGGCCTACACCGCCCAGCCTGGCAGCATGAGCGAGGAGCAACGCGGGCTGCTCAAGGACTTCTGGGGCCCAGGCATGAAGGCCAGCGCCACCGACCGCGAGGTGGTCGACGCCCTGACGCCCAAGCCCAGTGACTGGCTGCTGACCAAGTGGCGCTACAGCGCGTTCTTCAACTCCGACCTGCTGGAACGCATGCGCGCCAACGACCGCGATCAGTTGATCCTGTGCGGGGTGTACGCCCATGTCGGGGTACTGATTTCCACCGTGGATGCCTACTCCAACGATATCCAGCCCTTCCTCGTTGCCGACGCTATCGCCGACTTCAGCAAGGAGCACCACTGGATGGCCATCGAATACGCCGCCAGCCGTTGCGCCATGGTCATCACCACCGACGAGGTGGTGCTATGA
- a CDS encoding GNAT family N-acetyltransferase, which yields MNEILGGIDFSGLAVRRLVADDLELVCRHREAMFLEAGGEPAALQVMTEHFRPWLRERLPDGRYYGFALLDGQQPVAAIGLMSIDWPPHPSHPTQDQRGYVLNVYVEPAYRRRGLASALMKLAEAEFIQRGLSFAVLHATEVGKPVYAGLGWAATAEMAKALGNGD from the coding sequence ATGAACGAGATTCTCGGCGGTATCGATTTTTCAGGCTTGGCCGTGCGCCGACTTGTGGCCGACGACCTCGAACTGGTCTGCCGGCATCGCGAGGCGATGTTCCTCGAAGCCGGAGGTGAACCCGCGGCCCTGCAAGTGATGACCGAGCACTTCCGCCCCTGGTTGCGCGAGCGTTTACCCGATGGTCGCTACTACGGCTTTGCCCTACTGGACGGCCAGCAACCGGTGGCGGCCATTGGCTTGATGAGCATCGACTGGCCGCCCCACCCGTCCCATCCCACCCAGGACCAGCGCGGTTATGTGCTCAACGTCTACGTCGAACCCGCCTACCGGCGCCGGGGGCTGGCCTCGGCCCTGATGAAGCTGGCGGAAGCCGAATTCATCCAGCGCGGGCTGAGCTTCGCCGTGTTGCATGCCACCGAGGTGGGCAAGCCGGTGTATGCGGGATTGGGTTGGGCGGCTACCGCTGAAATGGCGAAGGCACTGGGAAACGGCGACTGA
- a CDS encoding PhzA/PhzB family protein — MPASLSPSSFNDHLELRQKNRATVEQYMRTNGKDRLRRHELFTQDGSGGSWNTETGEPLVFKGHSKLAALGVWLEKCFPDWQWHNVRVFETDNPNHFWVESDGRGKTLVPGYPEGYCENHYIHSFELDDGKITQNREFMNPFQQLRALGIPVPKIKREGIPAS, encoded by the coding sequence ATGCCTGCTTCGCTTTCCCCTAGCAGCTTTAATGATCATCTTGAACTTCGCCAAAAAAATCGGGCCACCGTCGAACAGTACATGCGCACTAACGGCAAAGATCGCCTGCGTCGTCATGAATTGTTCACTCAGGATGGCAGTGGCGGTTCCTGGAACACCGAAACCGGTGAGCCCCTTGTGTTCAAAGGCCACTCGAAGCTGGCCGCCCTCGGCGTATGGCTGGAGAAATGCTTTCCAGACTGGCAATGGCACAACGTCCGGGTGTTTGAAACAGACAATCCCAACCACTTCTGGGTGGAAAGCGACGGTCGCGGCAAGACTCTGGTTCCCGGTTACCCCGAAGGTTATTGCGAAAATCATTACATCCATTCTTTCGAACTGGACGACGGCAAGATCACGCAGAACCGTGAATTCATGAACCCCTTCCAACAACTTCGCGCCTTGGGCATCCCTGTTCCAAAAATCAAGCGTGAAGGTATCCCCGCCTCATAA
- the phzG gene encoding phenazine biosynthesis FMN-dependent oxidase PhzG, which translates to MNSSIQGKPLLGKGMSESLTGTLDAPFPEYQTLPADPMSVLHNWLERARRVGIREPRALALATADSQGRPSTRIVVISEISERGVVFATHAGSQKGRELLQNPWASGVLYWRETSQQIILNGQAVRLPDTKADEAWLKRPYATHPMSSVSRQSEELKDVQAMRNAARELAEVQGPLPRPEGYCVFELRLESLEFWGNGQERLHERLRYDRSDTGWKVRRLQP; encoded by the coding sequence ATGAACAGTTCAATACAAGGCAAACCGCTATTGGGTAAAGGCATGTCGGAATCCCTGACCGGCACACTGGATGCGCCGTTCCCCGAGTACCAGACGCTGCCTGCCGATCCCATGAGCGTGCTGCACAACTGGCTCGAACGCGCACGCCGCGTGGGCATCCGCGAACCCCGCGCGCTGGCGCTGGCGACGGCTGACAGCCAGGGCCGGCCTTCGACGCGCATCGTGGTGATCAGTGAGATCAGCGAGCGTGGCGTGGTGTTTGCCACCCATGCCGGAAGCCAGAAAGGCCGCGAACTGCTGCAAAACCCCTGGGCCTCGGGTGTGCTGTATTGGCGCGAAACCAGTCAGCAAATCATCCTCAACGGTCAGGCCGTGCGCTTGCCGGATACCAAGGCTGATGAGGCCTGGTTGAAACGCCCTTATGCCACGCATCCGATGTCATCGGTGTCTCGCCAGAGTGAAGAGCTCAAGGATGTTCAGGCCATGCGCAACGCCGCCAGGGAACTGGCCGAGGTTCAAGGTCCGCTGCCGCGTCCCGAGGGTTATTGCGTGTTTGAGCTGCGGCTTGAATCGTTGGAATTCTGGGGTAACGGCCAGGAGCGCCTGCATGAACGCTTGCGCTATGACCGCAGCGATACGGGCTGGAAGGTGCGGCGTCTGCAACCCTGA
- the ggt gene encoding gamma-glutamyltransferase: MFSTLNPRHRRLTSFSLIAVALSLAACNASAPSHTALPPAPEIASGYRTDLQVQHANQHMAAAANPLAAEAGREMLRKGGSAIDAAIAMQAVLTLVEPQSSGIGGGALIVLWDGKAVRTYDGRETAPAGATEKLFLQADGKPMPFPQAQIGGRSVGTPGVLRALELAHKKHGRLPWAQLFEPAIRLAAQGFPISPRLHSMIVADPYLAKSPDMAAYFLNADGTPKAVGTRLKNPQLAAVLERIAKEGPNALYQGPVAREIVAKVQGHANPGSLSLNDLQGYRAKEREPLCTDYKRWQVCGMPPPSSGGIALAQILGTLQALEARDPRYALPPLKPVKTNLPAGLEPAPEAVHLIAEAERLAYADRALYVADSDFAPVPIAGLVAPRYLAQRAALIGERSMTKAEPGKPQGIQVAYAPDRSPMRISTSQVVAVDDQGGAVSMTTTVEAAFGSHLMVQGFMLNNQMTDFSFIPEENGQPVANRVQPGKRPRSSMAPTLVFDRNSGELLATVGSPGGSQIIEYVAKSVIGMLDWNLDPQAAISLPNFGSRNGPTELEQGQFTPGLKAALKAKGHEVTDIDMTSGTQAIIRVRDAQGKTSWAGGADPRREGAALGD, encoded by the coding sequence GTGTTCTCGACCCTCAATCCGCGTCACCGCCGGCTTACCAGTTTCTCGCTGATAGCCGTCGCCCTCAGCCTCGCCGCCTGCAACGCCTCCGCCCCTTCCCACACCGCCCTGCCCCCCGCCCCGGAAATCGCTTCGGGTTATCGCACCGACCTGCAGGTGCAGCATGCCAACCAGCATATGGCGGCCGCGGCCAACCCGTTGGCGGCCGAAGCCGGGCGCGAGATGTTGCGCAAGGGTGGTTCGGCCATCGATGCGGCGATTGCCATGCAAGCCGTGCTGACCCTGGTGGAGCCACAGTCGTCGGGCATCGGCGGCGGGGCCTTGATCGTGCTCTGGGACGGCAAAGCCGTGCGCACTTATGACGGTCGCGAAACCGCGCCGGCCGGGGCCACCGAGAAGTTGTTCCTGCAGGCGGACGGCAAACCCATGCCGTTCCCCCAGGCGCAGATCGGCGGACGCTCGGTAGGTACGCCAGGGGTGCTGCGGGCCCTGGAACTGGCCCATAAAAAACACGGCCGCCTGCCGTGGGCGCAACTGTTCGAGCCGGCGATCCGCCTGGCGGCCCAGGGCTTCCCGATCTCCCCACGCCTGCACAGCATGATCGTCGCCGATCCGTACCTGGCGAAATCGCCGGACATGGCGGCCTACTTCCTGAATGCCGATGGCACGCCGAAAGCCGTCGGCACCCGGCTGAAAAACCCGCAGTTGGCCGCGGTGCTCGAACGCATCGCCAAAGAGGGTCCGAACGCCTTGTACCAAGGCCCGGTCGCCCGGGAAATCGTCGCCAAGGTGCAGGGCCATGCCAACCCCGGCAGCCTGTCACTCAACGACCTGCAAGGCTATCGCGCCAAGGAGCGCGAACCGCTGTGCACCGACTACAAGCGCTGGCAGGTCTGCGGCATGCCGCCACCCTCCTCGGGCGGGATCGCCCTGGCGCAGATCCTCGGCACCCTGCAGGCGCTGGAGGCCCGCGATCCGCGTTATGCGCTGCCACCCTTGAAACCGGTCAAGACCAATCTACCGGCCGGCCTGGAACCGGCGCCTGAAGCCGTGCACCTGATCGCCGAGGCCGAACGCCTGGCCTACGCCGACCGTGCTTTGTACGTGGCGGATTCGGACTTCGCCCCAGTGCCGATCGCCGGCCTGGTCGCCCCACGCTACCTGGCCCAACGCGCCGCCTTGATCGGCGAACGCAGCATGACCAAGGCCGAACCCGGCAAGCCCCAGGGCATCCAGGTGGCCTACGCCCCGGACCGTTCGCCGATGCGCATCTCCACCTCGCAAGTGGTGGCCGTGGATGACCAGGGCGGCGCGGTGTCCATGACCACCACCGTGGAGGCGGCCTTCGGCTCGCACCTGATGGTCCAGGGCTTCATGCTCAACAACCAGATGACCGACTTCTCCTTCATCCCCGAAGAGAACGGCCAGCCGGTGGCCAACCGCGTCCAGCCGGGCAAGCGCCCACGCTCGTCCATGGCGCCGACCCTGGTCTTCGACCGCAACAGCGGTGAACTGCTGGCCACCGTCGGCTCGCCGGGTGGCTCGCAGATTATCGAGTACGTGGCCAAGTCGGTGATCGGCATGCTCGACTGGAACCTCGACCCGCAAGCTGCCATCAGCCTGCCCAACTTCGGCAGCCGCAACGGCCCGACCGAACTGGAACAAGGCCAGTTCACCCCTGGGTTGAAAGCAGCACTGAAAGCCAAGGGGCATGAGGTGACCGATATCGACATGACCAGCGGCACCCAGGCGATCATCCGGGTACGTGATGCCCAGGGTAAAACCTCGTGGGCCGGTGGCGCCGATCCACGCCGCGAAGGGGCTGCGTTGGGGGATTGA
- a CDS encoding 3-deoxy-7-phosphoheptulonate synthase, translated as MEDLLKRVLSCEAFQQPQWSEPSQLHDAQAYLRDSASLIRVEDILVLRATLARVAAGEAMIIQSGDCAEDMDESTPDHVARKAAVLDILAGAFRLVTQQPVVRVGRIAGQFAKPRSNNNERIGDVELPVYRGDMVNGREAVCGHRQHDAQRLVRGYSAARDIMQHLGWKASAGQEQLIGSPAWTSHEMLVLDYELPQLRQDEQGRVFLGSTHWPWIGERTRQLTGAHVALLSEVLNPVACKVGPDITRDQLLSLCERLDSKREPGRLTLIARMGAHKVADRLPPLVEAVRQAGHKIIWLSDPMHGNTIVAPCGNKTRMVQAITEEITAFRHAVTSAGGVAAGLHLETTPDDVSECASDAAGLNQVASRYKSLCDPRLNPWQAITAVMAWKNQPSSPLASF; from the coding sequence ATGGAAGACTTACTGAAACGGGTATTAAGTTGTGAAGCGTTCCAGCAGCCTCAATGGAGCGAGCCCTCACAATTGCATGACGCGCAGGCCTACCTCAGGGACAGCGCCTCATTGATTCGGGTAGAGGACATCCTGGTGCTGCGCGCCACCTTGGCTCGTGTAGCGGCCGGCGAAGCGATGATCATCCAGTCCGGTGACTGCGCCGAGGACATGGATGAGAGCACTCCCGACCATGTGGCCCGCAAAGCAGCGGTGCTGGACATCCTGGCCGGTGCGTTCCGACTCGTGACCCAGCAACCGGTGGTACGGGTGGGACGGATTGCCGGGCAGTTTGCCAAGCCCCGTTCCAACAACAACGAACGCATTGGCGATGTTGAATTACCGGTGTATCGCGGCGACATGGTCAACGGCCGCGAGGCCGTCTGCGGCCATCGCCAGCACGATGCGCAACGCCTGGTTCGAGGCTATAGCGCCGCGCGGGACATCATGCAGCACCTGGGCTGGAAAGCGTCGGCAGGCCAGGAGCAACTCATAGGTTCACCGGCCTGGACCAGCCACGAAATGCTGGTACTCGACTACGAACTGCCACAACTGCGCCAGGACGAACAGGGCCGGGTATTTCTCGGTTCCACCCACTGGCCGTGGATCGGCGAGCGTACCCGTCAGTTAACGGGCGCTCACGTGGCGCTGCTCAGCGAAGTACTCAATCCGGTGGCGTGCAAGGTCGGCCCGGACATCACCCGGGACCAGTTGCTGAGCCTGTGTGAACGCCTGGACTCCAAGCGCGAACCCGGCCGGCTGACCCTGATTGCCCGCATGGGCGCCCACAAGGTCGCCGATCGCCTGCCTCCGCTGGTTGAGGCGGTGCGCCAGGCCGGCCACAAGATCATCTGGCTGAGCGACCCGATGCACGGCAACACCATCGTTGCGCCCTGCGGCAACAAGACCCGCATGGTGCAGGCCATCACCGAGGAAATCACCGCCTTCAGGCATGCCGTGACCTCAGCCGGTGGCGTGGCCGCCGGCCTGCACCTGGAAACCACCCCTGACGACGTCAGCGAGTGCGCTTCCGATGCCGCCGGCCTGAATCAGGTCGCCAGCCGCTACAAAAGCCTGTGCGACCCGCGGCTGAACCCCTGGCAGGCCATTACTGCGGTGATGGCCTGGAAAAACCAGCCCTCCTCACCCCTTGCCTCCTTTTGA
- the asnB gene encoding asparagine synthase (glutamine-hydrolyzing), which translates to MCGLTGWVDYTRRLEGEDPAIRAMTNTLALRGPDAEGIWKHRHALLGHRRLAVIDLSGGTQPMVYRFPDGQEVSLVYTGEVYNHDALRDQLRQAGHVFQTRSDTEVVLHAYLEWGERCCDHLTGMFAFALFDGRDGHLLLVRDRLGIKPLFYARHREGLLFGSEIKAILAHPEFTTGLEVTGLVDVLTLSKGTAQTPFRNLMELLPGHFLSWRPNGQMKIQCYWKVRRQEHQHDLQTTVQQTRELVTHALGSQLYADVPVCSLLSGGLDSTTLTALAQRIVKAKTGGNINSFSVDFTGQSAQFKSDDLRPDQDQPFALLAAEFIGSRHQTVLIDNEELVSDLAREEVFRAKDLPFTFGDMDTSLNLLFREIRKHSTVAISGEGADEVFGGYGWFRDPQAIASASFPWSSRVKLPAGFINADFNRQCDLAKYQQASYDDALRQVEHLAQDSPHERRMRELCHMHLKRWMVMLLDRKDRLSMCNSLEVRVPFTDHELVEYVYNVPWSIKSKDGEEKWLLKQACADLVPEAVLKRRKSPYPTSADLGYERFLRQSARQLLQDTGNPVFGIVSHAYMAEELRQPEGYFNTQMSRHNLETALALDAWLRLHKISL; encoded by the coding sequence ATGTGCGGTCTCACAGGATGGGTAGACTATACGCGCAGGCTCGAAGGGGAAGACCCCGCGATTCGCGCGATGACCAATACCCTCGCACTTCGCGGGCCTGATGCCGAAGGCATATGGAAACATCGACACGCCCTTCTGGGGCATCGGCGGCTGGCGGTCATCGACCTGAGCGGCGGTACCCAGCCGATGGTCTATCGCTTTCCAGACGGCCAGGAAGTCTCGCTGGTCTACACGGGAGAGGTCTACAACCACGACGCATTGCGCGACCAGCTACGGCAGGCGGGGCATGTATTTCAGACTCGCAGCGATACCGAGGTCGTGCTGCATGCCTACCTGGAATGGGGCGAGCGTTGCTGTGATCACCTGACAGGCATGTTCGCCTTCGCCCTGTTCGACGGACGCGACGGCCACCTGCTCCTGGTACGCGATCGCCTTGGGATCAAGCCGCTGTTCTATGCCCGGCATCGTGAAGGGCTGCTCTTCGGCTCGGAGATCAAGGCCATCCTGGCCCACCCGGAATTCACCACGGGGCTGGAGGTGACGGGGTTGGTCGACGTGCTCACGCTGTCGAAGGGAACCGCCCAGACGCCTTTCAGGAACCTGATGGAGCTGCTTCCCGGCCACTTCCTGTCCTGGCGCCCCAATGGGCAGATGAAAATCCAGTGCTACTGGAAGGTACGCCGCCAGGAGCACCAGCACGACCTGCAAACGACAGTGCAACAGACCCGCGAGTTGGTCACCCATGCGCTGGGCTCGCAGTTGTATGCCGACGTTCCCGTGTGCTCGCTGCTGTCCGGCGGGCTCGACTCCACCACCCTCACGGCTCTCGCGCAACGTATCGTGAAGGCGAAGACCGGCGGGAATATCAATTCCTTTTCGGTGGACTTCACTGGCCAGTCCGCGCAGTTCAAGAGCGACGACCTGCGTCCCGACCAGGACCAGCCCTTTGCTCTGTTGGCCGCGGAGTTCATCGGTAGCCGGCACCAGACCGTCCTCATCGACAACGAGGAACTGGTCTCCGACCTGGCGCGCGAGGAGGTGTTCCGCGCCAAGGACCTGCCGTTCACCTTTGGCGACATGGATACCTCGTTGAACCTGTTGTTCAGGGAGATTCGCAAGCACTCCACGGTGGCCATCTCGGGAGAAGGTGCCGATGAGGTCTTCGGTGGCTATGGCTGGTTCCGTGATCCTCAGGCCATAGCCTCCGCGTCCTTTCCATGGTCGTCGCGGGTGAAGTTGCCGGCCGGTTTCATCAATGCCGACTTCAACCGCCAATGCGATCTCGCCAAGTACCAACAGGCGAGCTACGACGACGCCCTGCGCCAGGTCGAACACCTGGCACAAGACAGCCCGCACGAGCGTCGGATGCGCGAGCTTTGCCACATGCACCTGAAACGCTGGATGGTGATGCTGCTGGACCGCAAGGACCGCCTGAGCATGTGCAACAGCCTCGAGGTACGTGTGCCGTTCACCGATCACGAACTGGTCGAGTACGTCTATAACGTGCCTTGGTCGATCAAGAGCAAGGATGGCGAGGAGAAGTGGCTGCTCAAGCAGGCCTGTGCCGACTTGGTACCGGAGGCGGTGCTCAAACGCAGGAAGAGTCCCTATCCGACCTCGGCCGACCTGGGCTACGAACGCTTCCTTCGCCAGAGTGCCCGGCAGCTTCTGCAGGACACGGGGAACCCGGTGTTCGGTATCGTATCCCACGCCTATATGGCCGAAGAACTGCGCCAGCCCGAGGGCTACTTCAATACGCAGATGAGCCGGCACAACCTGGAAACAGCGCTGGCGCTGGATGCCTGGCTACGCTTGCACAAGATCTCGCTCTGA
- a CDS encoding PhzF family phenazine biosynthesis protein: MHNYVIIDAFASAPLEGNPVAVFFDADDLSATQMQRIAREMNLSETTFVLKPRNCGDALIRIFTPVNELPFAGHPLLGTAIALGAHTDNHRLFLETQMGTIAFELERQNGSVVAASMDQPIPTWTALGRDVELLKALGISDSTFPIEIYHNGPRHVFVGLPSIAALSALHPDHRALSNFHDMAINCFAGAGRRWRSRMFSPAYGVVEDAATGSAAGPLAIHLARHGQIEFGQQIEILQGVEIGRPSLMFARAEGRADQLTRVEVSGNGVTFGRGTIVL; encoded by the coding sequence ATGCACAACTACGTCATCATCGACGCCTTTGCCAGCGCCCCGCTGGAAGGCAATCCGGTCGCGGTGTTCTTTGACGCCGATGACTTGTCGGCCACGCAAATGCAACGCATCGCCCGAGAGATGAACCTGTCGGAAACCACCTTCGTGCTCAAGCCACGTAACTGTGGTGATGCGCTGATCCGGATCTTCACCCCGGTCAACGAACTGCCCTTCGCCGGGCACCCGTTGCTGGGCACGGCCATTGCCCTGGGTGCGCACACCGACAATCACCGGCTGTTCCTGGAAACCCAGATGGGCACCATCGCCTTTGAGCTGGAGCGCCAGAACGGCAGCGTCGTCGCCGCCAGCATGGACCAGCCGATACCGACCTGGACGGCCCTGGGGCGCGACGTCGAATTGCTCAAGGCCCTGGGCATCAGCGACTCGACCTTTCCCATCGAGATCTATCACAACGGCCCACGTCATGTGTTTGTCGGCCTGCCGAGCATCGCCGCGTTGTCGGCCCTGCACCCCGACCACCGTGCCCTGTCCAACTTCCACGACATGGCCATCAACTGTTTTGCCGGCGCGGGACGGCGTTGGCGCAGCCGGATGTTCTCACCGGCCTATGGGGTGGTCGAGGATGCGGCCACGGGCTCCGCTGCCGGGCCCTTGGCGATTCATCTGGCGCGTCATGGCCAGATCGAATTCGGCCAGCAGATCGAGATTCTTCAGGGCGTGGAAATCGGCCGCCCTTCACTGATGTTCGCCAGGGCCGAGGGCCGCGCCGATCAACTGACGCGGGTCGAAGTATCAGGCAATGGCGTCACCTTCGGACGGGGGACCATCGTTCTATGA
- a CDS encoding anthranilate synthase family protein, whose amino-acid sequence MERILQPVPEPFALLYRPESSGPGLLDVLIGEMSEPQVLADIDLPATSIGAPRQDVLALIPYRQIAERGFEAVDDQSPLLAMNITEQQSISIERLLGLLPNVPIELNSERFDLSDASYAEIVSQVIANEIGSGEGANFVIKRTFLAEISEYGPASALSFFRHLLEREKGAYWTFIIHTGSRTFVGASPERHISVKDGLAVMNPISGTYRYPPAGPNLTEVMDFLADRKEADELYMVVDEELKMMARICDDGGHVLGPYLKEMAHLAHTEYFIEGKTRRDVREILRETLFAPTVTGSPLESACRVIQRYEPQGRAYYSGMAALIGSDGKGGRSLDSAILIRTADIDNSGQVRISVGSTIVRHSDPMTEAAESRAKATGLISALKNQTPSRFGNHLQVRAALASRNAYVSDFWLMDSQQRQQTQDDFSGRQVLIVDAEDTFTSMIAKQLRALGLVVTVCSFSDEYSFDGYDLVIMGPGPGNPSEVQLPKINHLHVAIRSLLSQQRPFLAVCLSHQVLSLCLGLELQRKAIPNQGVQKQIDLFGNAERVGFYNTFAAQSASDRLDIDGIGTVEISRDNETGEVHALRGPSFASMQFHAESLLTQEGPRIIADLLRHALIHTPVESTASAAGR is encoded by the coding sequence ATGGAACGCATCCTGCAACCGGTTCCCGAGCCGTTTGCCCTGTTGTACCGCCCGGAATCCAGCGGGCCCGGCCTGCTGGATGTATTGATCGGCGAAATGTCGGAACCCCAGGTCCTGGCCGATATCGACTTGCCTGCCACCTCGATCGGCGCGCCTCGCCAAGATGTACTGGCGCTGATCCCCTACCGCCAGATTGCCGAACGCGGTTTCGAGGCAGTGGACGATCAGTCGCCGCTGCTGGCGATGAACATCACCGAGCAGCAATCCATCAGCATCGAACGCTTGCTGGGATTGCTGCCCAACGTGCCGATCGAGTTGAACAGCGAACGCTTCGACCTCAGCGACGCGAGCTACGCCGAGATCGTCAGCCAGGTGATCGCCAACGAAATCGGCTCCGGGGAAGGCGCCAACTTCGTCATCAAGCGCACCTTCCTGGCCGAGATCAGCGAGTACGGCCCGGCCAGCGCGCTATCGTTCTTTCGCCATCTGCTAGAGCGGGAGAAAGGCGCCTACTGGACGTTCATCATCCACACCGGCAGCCGTACCTTCGTCGGTGCGTCCCCCGAGCGCCACATCAGCGTCAAGGATGGGCTCGCGGTGATGAACCCCATCAGCGGCACTTACCGCTATCCGCCCGCCGGCCCGAACCTGACCGAAGTCATGGACTTTTTGGCGGATCGCAAGGAGGCCGACGAGCTCTACATGGTGGTGGATGAAGAGCTGAAAATGATGGCGCGCATTTGTGACGACGGCGGCCACGTCCTCGGCCCTTACCTCAAGGAAATGGCGCACCTGGCCCACACCGAGTACTTCATCGAAGGCAAGACCCGTCGCGATGTACGGGAAATCCTGCGCGAAACCCTGTTTGCTCCTACCGTCACCGGCAGCCCGCTGGAAAGCGCCTGCCGGGTCATCCAGCGCTATGAGCCACAAGGCCGCGCGTACTACAGCGGCATGGCCGCGCTGATCGGCAGCGATGGCAAGGGCGGGCGTTCGCTGGACTCGGCGATCCTGATTCGCACCGCCGACATCGATAACAGCGGCCAGGTACGGATCAGCGTGGGCTCGACCATCGTGCGCCATTCCGACCCCATGACCGAGGCTGCTGAAAGCCGGGCCAAGGCCACTGGCCTGATCAGCGCACTGAAAAACCAGACGCCCTCGCGCTTCGGCAACCACCTGCAAGTGCGCGCCGCATTGGCCAGCCGCAATGCCTACGTCTCGGACTTCTGGTTGATGGACAGCCAGCAGCGGCAGCAGACCCAGGACGACTTCAGTGGGCGCCAGGTGCTGATCGTCGACGCCGAAGACACCTTCACCTCGATGATCGCCAAGCAACTGCGGGCCCTGGGCCTGGTGGTGACGGTGTGCAGCTTCAGCGATGAATACAGCTTTGACGGCTACGACCTGGTCATCATGGGCCCCGGCCCCGGCAACCCGAGCGAAGTCCAACTGCCGAAAATCAACCATCTGCATGTGGCCATCCGTTCCTTGCTCAGCCAGCAGCGGCCGTTCCTTGCGGTGTGCCTGAGCCATCAAGTACTGAGCTTGTGCCTGGGTCTGGAATTGCAGCGCAAAGCCATTCCCAACCAGGGCGTGCAAAAACAGATCGACCTGTTCGGCAACGCCGAGCGGGTGGGTTTCTACAACACCTTCGCCGCCCAGAGCGCGAGTGACCGCCTGGACATCGACGGCATCGGCACCGTCGAAATCAGCCGCGACAACGAGACCGGCGAGGTGCATGCCCTGCGTGGGCCGTCGTTTGCCTCCATGCAGTTCCATGCCGAGTCGCTACTGACCCAGGAAGGTCCGCGCATCATCGCCGACCTGCTGCGGCACGCCCTCATCCATACACCTGTCGAGAGCACCGCTTCGGCCGCCGGGAGATAA
- a CDS encoding phenazine biosynthesis protein, whose translation MPNSAAQQLTASDTTELRRKNRATVEQYMRTKGQDRLRRHELFTEDGTGGLWTTDTGAPIVISGKAKLAEHAVWSLKCFPDWEWYNVKVFETDDPNHFWVECDGHGKILFPGYPEGYYENHFLHSFELEDGKVKRNREFMNVFQQLRALGIPVPQIKREGIPT comes from the coding sequence ATGCCTAATAGCGCAGCGCAACAACTAACCGCTAGCGACACCACTGAACTTCGCCGCAAGAACCGCGCCACGGTCGAGCAATATATGCGTACCAAAGGCCAGGACCGCCTGCGCCGTCATGAACTATTTACCGAAGATGGTACAGGCGGCTTATGGACCACCGACACCGGCGCGCCGATTGTAATCAGTGGCAAAGCCAAGTTGGCCGAACATGCTGTTTGGTCACTCAAGTGCTTCCCGGACTGGGAGTGGTACAACGTCAAAGTATTTGAAACCGATGATCCTAACCATTTCTGGGTCGAGTGTGATGGCCACGGCAAGATTCTCTTTCCTGGCTATCCGGAAGGCTATTACGAGAACCATTTCCTGCACTCCTTCGAGCTGGAAGACGGCAAAGTAAAACGCAATCGCGAGTTTATGAACGTCTTTCAACAACTGCGCGCCCTGGGTATTCCAGTACCGCAAATCAAACGCGAAGGCATCCCAACTTAA